One Bacillus andreraoultii genomic region harbors:
- the argB gene encoding acetylglutamate kinase, translating to MSYFIIKCGGSVLDQMHPSFFENIVLMLKGHHIKPVIVHGGGPEISSMLSKLNIESQFVEGMRVTTNHVLDVVEMTLSGSMNKSIVRKIMECGGCAIGISGVDGMLLQAKPIEQGSELGYVGKVHAVNEKIIESLVEESFIPVISPVGIDEDSQRWNVNADLAAAAIAKALHAPLCLVTNVPGIMKDGSVLPKLTQLDIDRLLDDQIITGGMIPKVKAVKECLQEGISEVVILNGTEENALIRLMNGEEIGTSISLEPSFSK from the coding sequence ATGAGTTATTTTATCATTAAATGTGGCGGAAGTGTATTAGATCAAATGCATCCAAGTTTTTTTGAAAATATTGTCCTCATGTTAAAAGGACATCATATAAAGCCAGTTATCGTTCATGGTGGAGGCCCAGAAATATCCTCGATGTTAAGTAAATTAAATATTGAATCTCAGTTCGTTGAAGGGATGCGGGTGACAACAAACCACGTGTTAGATGTTGTAGAAATGACTTTATCCGGATCGATGAATAAGTCGATTGTCCGAAAAATAATGGAATGTGGTGGATGCGCAATAGGAATAAGTGGTGTCGATGGTATGCTTCTACAGGCAAAACCAATTGAACAGGGTAGTGAACTTGGATATGTTGGGAAAGTTCATGCGGTAAATGAAAAAATAATTGAAAGTTTAGTAGAGGAAAGTTTCATCCCCGTTATTTCGCCAGTTGGGATTGATGAAGACAGTCAACGTTGGAATGTCAATGCAGACTTAGCTGCTGCGGCAATTGCGAAGGCGTTACATGCACCGCTATGTTTAGTGACGAATGTTCCAGGGATTATGAAGGATGGCTCTGTTCTTCCAAAATTAACGCAACTCGATATTGATCGGTTGTTAGACGACCAAATCATCACAGGTGGGATGATCCCGAAAGTAAAAGCAGTAAAAGAATGTTTACAGGAAGGGATATCGGAAGTTGTTATTTTAAATGGGACAGAAGAGAATGCATTAATCCGGTTAATGAATGGAGAAGAAATCGGCACGTCCATTTCTTTAGAACCAAGTTTTTCAAAGTAA
- the argJ gene encoding bifunctional glutamate N-acetyltransferase/amino-acid acetyltransferase ArgJ, with the protein MATEKIGLLKKIEKIEGDITTPKGFYAGGLHCGVKRKRLDLGWIYSDVPANAAAVYTTNLFQAAPILVTKESIQVSKSIQGVIVNSGNANACTGEEGYKNALQMRAAFAKKVHVPEEFIAVSSTGVIGEQLPMEKIITGIECIGNKKESSAANFEKAILTTDTVQKRCCVQLDIGGKKVTIAGAAKGSGMIEPNMATMLAFITTDAQVEQEALQTALKTVTDQTFNMITIDGDSSTNDMVLLLANGLAGNDELTEKHPDWYHFLQGLKTVCQTLAMQIASDGEGATKLVEACVTGAASEDDAKKITKAIIGSNLVKTAVFGTDPNWGRIIAAIGYSGAKLSNYDIHIFIGPFQVLQNGSPILFDEEQAKIYLQENDNVQIFVQLQEGNGSAIGWGCDLTYDYVKINASYRT; encoded by the coding sequence ATGGCAACAGAAAAAATTGGGTTATTGAAAAAGATAGAAAAGATTGAAGGAGATATTACAACGCCTAAAGGTTTTTATGCGGGTGGTCTCCATTGTGGCGTAAAAAGAAAAAGACTAGATCTAGGGTGGATCTACTCGGATGTGCCAGCAAATGCAGCAGCTGTATATACAACAAATTTATTTCAAGCGGCACCCATTCTTGTAACGAAAGAAAGTATTCAAGTAAGTAAAAGCATTCAAGGAGTGATCGTTAATTCAGGTAATGCGAATGCTTGTACAGGAGAGGAAGGCTATAAAAACGCGCTTCAAATGCGTGCAGCTTTTGCAAAAAAAGTACATGTACCAGAAGAATTCATTGCAGTTAGTTCTACTGGTGTGATTGGTGAACAGTTGCCGATGGAAAAAATTATTACGGGGATCGAATGTATTGGAAATAAAAAGGAATCGTCAGCAGCAAATTTTGAAAAGGCCATTTTAACAACGGATACAGTGCAAAAACGGTGCTGTGTTCAGCTTGATATTGGTGGAAAAAAAGTAACAATCGCTGGAGCCGCCAAAGGTTCTGGGATGATTGAACCGAATATGGCAACAATGCTTGCATTTATAACAACCGATGCACAAGTTGAACAGGAAGCATTGCAGACAGCGTTAAAAACCGTTACAGACCAAACATTTAATATGATTACCATTGATGGGGATTCCAGTACAAATGATATGGTACTTCTCCTTGCAAATGGTCTTGCGGGTAATGATGAACTAACCGAAAAGCATCCCGATTGGTACCATTTTCTTCAAGGCTTAAAAACCGTATGTCAAACGCTAGCTATGCAAATTGCCAGTGATGGAGAAGGTGCAACGAAACTAGTCGAGGCATGTGTTACGGGTGCAGCTAGTGAAGACGATGCAAAAAAAATCACCAAAGCAATTATCGGATCCAATCTTGTGAAAACGGCTGTTTTTGGCACAGACCCGAATTGGGGGAGAATTATTGCAGCAATCGGGTATAGTGGGGCGAAACTTTCAAATTACGACATTCATATTTTCATAGGTCCGTTTCAAGTTTTACAAAATGGTAGCCCAATCTTATTTGATGAAGAACAGGCAAAAATTTATCTACAGGAAAATGATAACGTTCAAATTTTCGTTCAATTACAAGAGGGAAATGGATCAGCAATAGGTTGGGGATGTGACCTAACATATGATTATGTAAAAATTAATGCATCCTATCGAACTTAA
- the argC gene encoding N-acetyl-gamma-glutamyl-phosphate reductase: protein MNVAIVGANGYSGVELIRLLHHHPYINMEKIISHSTQGKNILELYPHLTNVNEMTLDKMDVDQLNTIDFLFLATPSGVAKDIVPELLNKGIRCIDLSGDLRLKDAEDYEKWYKKNAAKQEVLQKAVYGLSEFYREEIKQATLIANPGCFPTATLLGLIPALKTKMIHPHTIHIDAKTGVSGAGRNASLENIFTEVNENIRAYKVGEHQHIPEIEQGIRDLSDEQAPITFITHLLPINRGIMCTMVAELATKTTTEEVHEMYKETYEKDRFVRIRPIGEYPSTKEVTGSNYCDIGVMVDARTNKLIIISVIDNLVKGAAGQAIQNMNIMNGWDESTGLEQIPLYP, encoded by the coding sequence ATGAATGTGGCGATTGTCGGTGCGAATGGATATAGTGGTGTGGAGCTAATTCGACTATTACATCACCATCCTTATATAAATATGGAAAAGATCATTTCACATTCCACCCAAGGAAAAAATATTTTAGAACTATATCCGCATTTGACGAATGTGAATGAGATGACACTAGATAAAATGGACGTTGATCAGCTTAATACGATTGACTTCCTGTTTCTTGCTACTCCATCTGGTGTGGCAAAAGACATTGTCCCCGAGTTACTAAACAAAGGAATTCGATGTATTGATCTATCAGGTGATTTACGGCTAAAAGATGCAGAAGATTACGAAAAGTGGTATAAGAAAAACGCTGCAAAACAAGAAGTTTTACAGAAGGCAGTGTATGGTCTGTCAGAGTTTTATCGAGAAGAAATAAAACAGGCGACTTTAATTGCAAATCCTGGCTGCTTTCCTACAGCAACCTTGCTCGGGTTAATTCCAGCTCTAAAAACGAAAATGATTCATCCGCATACTATTCATATTGATGCGAAAACAGGAGTGAGCGGGGCTGGGCGAAATGCAAGCTTAGAAAATATATTTACGGAGGTAAATGAAAATATCCGTGCTTATAAAGTAGGGGAACATCAACATATTCCGGAAATTGAACAAGGAATCCGTGATTTGAGTGATGAACAGGCACCAATCACATTTATCACACATTTGTTGCCTATCAATAGAGGGATTATGTGTACGATGGTTGCGGAACTAGCAACAAAAACTACAACAGAAGAAGTTCATGAAATGTATAAAGAAACATATGAAAAGGATCGATTTGTACGAATTCGTCCAATCGGTGAATATCCATCAACAAAAGAAGTAACAGGAAGTAATTATTGCGATATCGGTGTAATGGTTGATGCGCGAACAAATAAACTTATCATCATATCAGTCATTGATAATTTAGTAAAAGGTGCGGCAGGTCAAGCGATACAAAATATGAATATTATGAACGGTTGGGATGAATCCACTGGTTTAGAACAAATACCACTTTATCCATAA
- a CDS encoding IS1182 family transposase, producing MFKHYNMNQVVLPLNLEIKLKENDIAFAINDLVESIPEEAFEDFIRQTGRPAYHPRMMLKVILCGYTQSVFSGRKIEALLQDSIRMMWLAQGHEPSYRTINRFRSNPLIENILRECFVQFRNQLVEKELIEEEAIFIDGTKIEANANKFTFVWRKSIERYSDKLIEKSNQLYDELLEKEIIPAIEREKEEELSVKEMEEVVEKLDEKIEEYNKKIEVSEVGSERKKLRSERKLPIQSRKQWMDFITRKQKYQNDMEIFGDRNSYSKTDPDATFMRMKDDYMKNGQLKAGYNVQIATEGQYVLAYDVFPNPTDTRTLIPFLDTIEENFFELPEFIVADAGYGSEQNYEDIIENRNRTPLITYNQYRKEKKKKHKDNAFHVDNWEYNEDEDTFLCPNGRKVRFSHHSKRTDRYGFTREFKVYECEDCSDCPLRDLCTKAKEGNNRKVYMNEKWESQKEYVRTKLSDEKTGEIYGKRKIDVEPAFGFLKANLGFTRFSVRGKQKVKNELAFALMAVNMRKVTAISGKIVTRNGKTPQKRFQANFLLPGTFLYTTFG from the coding sequence ATGTTTAAACATTATAACATGAATCAAGTAGTTTTACCGCTAAATTTAGAAATTAAGTTGAAAGAAAACGATATTGCTTTTGCGATCAATGATCTTGTCGAGAGTATTCCCGAAGAAGCTTTCGAGGACTTCATACGACAAACCGGCCGTCCCGCGTATCATCCTCGTATGATGTTGAAAGTCATTTTGTGTGGATATACGCAATCCGTGTTTTCCGGCCGTAAAATAGAAGCTTTATTACAGGATAGTATCCGCATGATGTGGCTAGCTCAAGGACATGAACCTAGCTATCGCACCATCAATCGCTTCCGTTCTAATCCACTCATTGAAAACATCCTACGTGAATGCTTTGTCCAGTTCCGAAATCAGCTCGTGGAAAAGGAATTGATTGAAGAGGAAGCCATTTTTATTGATGGTACAAAAATTGAAGCAAACGCAAATAAGTTCACCTTTGTATGGCGGAAGTCCATTGAAAGATATAGTGATAAGCTAATTGAAAAGTCCAATCAACTGTATGATGAGCTGCTAGAGAAGGAGATCATCCCAGCAATAGAGCGAGAAAAGGAAGAGGAACTTTCCGTCAAAGAAATGGAAGAAGTAGTCGAAAAGTTAGACGAGAAAATCGAGGAATATAATAAAAAGATTGAAGTATCTGAAGTTGGGAGTGAACGGAAAAAGCTCCGTTCCGAACGCAAATTACCCATACAATCTCGGAAGCAATGGATGGATTTCATTACTCGCAAACAAAAGTATCAAAACGATATGGAGATTTTCGGTGATCGCAATAGTTACTCAAAGACGGACCCAGATGCGACGTTTATGCGCATGAAGGACGACTACATGAAGAACGGTCAATTGAAAGCTGGTTACAATGTCCAAATTGCGACGGAAGGTCAATATGTGCTCGCTTACGATGTTTTCCCAAACCCGACCGATACACGCACTTTAATTCCTTTTCTCGACACGATTGAAGAAAACTTTTTCGAGCTTCCGGAATTCATTGTCGCGGATGCAGGATATGGTAGCGAACAGAATTATGAAGATATCATCGAGAATCGAAATCGAACGCCACTTATTACATACAATCAATATCGAAAGGAGAAGAAAAAGAAGCATAAGGACAACGCTTTTCATGTAGATAATTGGGAATATAATGAGGACGAAGATACTTTTCTGTGCCCAAATGGTCGGAAAGTACGATTTAGCCATCATTCCAAACGAACAGACAGGTACGGATTCACCCGTGAATTTAAAGTGTACGAGTGTGAGGACTGTTCGGATTGTCCACTCCGCGATTTATGCACGAAAGCAAAAGAAGGGAACAACCGAAAAGTCTACATGAATGAAAAGTGGGAGTCCCAAAAAGAATATGTACGTACGAAGCTTTCAGACGAGAAAACTGGTGAAATTTACGGAAAACGTAAAATTGATGTAGAACCAGCGTTCGGTTTTCTGAAGGCTAATTTAGGTTTCACTCGTTTTTCCGTCAGAGGAAAACAGAAAGTGAAAAATGAATTAGCCTTTGCGTTGATGGCGGTGAATATGAGAAAAGTCACCGCCATCAGCGGTAAAATAGTGACGAGAAATGGAAAAACCCCACAAAAAAGGTTCCAAGCAAATTTTTTATTGCCTGGAACCTTTTTATATACTACTTTTGGCTAG
- the helD gene encoding RNA polymerase recycling motor HelD gives MTDMNEKQREQERVNHVLRVIEQKMQSLEEKTGGLKQDIVQLRKTFWDDVTVNLDEPDDVIETHTSLKQQAELLSERERSHGQFFKQYKNLTRLKNSPYFGRIDFLEEGESETEKIYIGLFSLLDENDEDFLVYDWRAPISSMYYDFAPGSAHYQTMDGTIKGEIKLKRQYMIRNGQIRGMFDTGITIGDEILQAVLSDQSDTQMKNIVATIQKEQNEIIRNDEKKYLVVQGAAGSGKTSAALQRVAYLLYKYREKLQADNILLFSPNQLFNSYVATVLPELGEDNMEQSTFYQYVSHRLKEFDVEDPYTQLEYILSEKQDELYPIRKKAILFKADLIFKDIIDKYVASLQKEGMLFKNISFRGERFITREEIKAYFYAIDDHITIPNRIQILRDWLLDKMDEKEKEERTKDWVLEESELLDREDYLKVYRKLQKEQRFSEKTFNDYDREEKMLAELVVRRKLAPLRRKINDFAFVDMKALYNGLFTWAQTAIEGNILPEEWEQIGAQTGEQLKKGKIYYEDATPYLYLKDKLEGKQVHVKIRHLFIDEAQDYSPFQFAFFKEIFPNSKMTILGDINQSIFTHSVGEQNGLLHSNELFPEDQLEKIILTKSYRSTKQIVEFTEGMLKDEHEIIPFNRSGNLPSVVKVENQEDLHKGIVETVGVLQKGGYDTIAIICKTVEETNQAYEALKGKIDLHLVKKESLTYEKGLLIIPSYLAKGIEFDAVIIYNSAQDVYRDEDERKLFYTACTRAMHELYLFSVGVVTPFISEIEQDKYRLVSLDD, from the coding sequence ATGACCGATATGAATGAAAAGCAAAGAGAACAAGAGCGGGTCAATCACGTCCTTCGTGTCATTGAGCAGAAAATGCAAAGTTTGGAGGAGAAAACGGGAGGGCTAAAGCAAGATATCGTTCAATTGCGCAAAACTTTCTGGGACGATGTTACTGTAAACTTAGATGAACCAGATGATGTCATTGAAACACATACGAGTTTAAAGCAACAGGCAGAACTTTTATCCGAACGTGAACGTAGTCATGGACAATTTTTTAAGCAATATAAAAACTTAACACGGTTAAAAAACTCACCTTACTTTGGACGAATTGACTTTTTAGAAGAAGGTGAGAGTGAAACCGAAAAAATATATATTGGTTTATTTTCGTTATTGGATGAAAATGATGAGGATTTTCTTGTATACGATTGGCGAGCACCTATTTCCAGTATGTACTACGATTTTGCCCCAGGTTCGGCGCACTACCAAACGATGGACGGGACGATTAAAGGTGAAATAAAGTTAAAACGACAATACATGATTCGAAACGGCCAGATTAGAGGGATGTTTGATACCGGAATTACAATCGGTGATGAGATTTTGCAAGCGGTTCTAAGTGACCAGTCCGATACACAAATGAAAAATATTGTTGCGACCATTCAAAAGGAACAAAATGAAATTATCCGAAATGACGAGAAAAAATATTTAGTCGTGCAAGGTGCAGCTGGTAGTGGAAAAACTTCTGCCGCATTACAACGTGTTGCCTACCTTCTATATAAGTATCGCGAAAAATTACAAGCAGATAACATACTCTTATTTTCACCCAATCAACTATTTAATAGCTATGTAGCAACGGTTTTACCAGAGCTCGGTGAAGATAATATGGAACAAAGTACGTTTTATCAATACGTAAGTCATCGTTTGAAGGAGTTTGACGTAGAAGACCCGTATACACAACTAGAATATATTTTAAGTGAAAAACAAGATGAACTTTACCCGATTAGGAAAAAAGCAATCTTATTTAAAGCAGATCTAATCTTTAAAGATATAATCGATAAGTATGTTGCCTCATTGCAAAAAGAGGGCATGTTGTTTAAAAATATTTCTTTTCGAGGCGAACGCTTTATTACGAGAGAGGAAATAAAGGCATATTTTTACGCCATTGATGACCATATAACTATTCCGAATCGTATTCAAATATTACGGGACTGGTTACTTGATAAAATGGATGAAAAGGAAAAAGAAGAAAGAACGAAAGATTGGGTTCTTGAGGAAAGTGAATTATTAGATCGGGAAGATTATTTGAAAGTATATAGAAAGTTACAGAAAGAACAACGGTTTAGTGAGAAGACATTCAATGATTATGACCGGGAAGAAAAGATGTTAGCTGAATTAGTTGTGAGAAGGAAACTAGCACCATTGCGTAGAAAAATTAATGATTTTGCTTTTGTTGATATGAAAGCTTTATACAATGGGCTTTTTACATGGGCTCAAACAGCAATCGAAGGAAATATTTTACCAGAAGAATGGGAACAAATCGGTGCGCAAACAGGTGAACAGCTAAAAAAGGGTAAAATTTACTATGAGGATGCAACCCCATATTTATATTTAAAAGATAAACTTGAAGGAAAACAAGTGCATGTAAAAATTCGCCATTTATTTATTGACGAAGCGCAAGACTATTCCCCATTTCAATTTGCGTTTTTTAAGGAAATTTTCCCGAATAGTAAAATGACAATCTTAGGCGATATAAACCAGTCGATTTTTACCCATTCCGTTGGCGAGCAAAATGGACTGCTACATTCGAATGAGCTATTTCCAGAAGATCAATTGGAAAAAATTATTTTAACAAAGAGTTACCGTTCAACTAAACAAATCGTCGAATTTACAGAGGGAATGTTAAAAGACGAACATGAAATTATTCCATTCAATCGAAGCGGAAATCTACCAAGTGTCGTAAAAGTGGAAAATCAAGAAGACCTTCATAAAGGAATAGTTGAAACAGTAGGCGTGTTACAAAAGGGTGGCTATGATACAATAGCAATCATTTGTAAAACCGTAGAAGAAACGAACCAAGCATACGAGGCTTTGAAAGGGAAAATTGATTTACACTTAGTTAAAAAAGAGTCCCTCACTTATGAAAAGGGGCTGTTAATTATTCCAAGCTATTTAGCAAAAGGAATCGAATTTGATGCAGTCATCATCTATAATTCGGCACAAGATGTTTATCGCGATGAAGATGAGAGAAAGCTGTTTTACACGGCTTGTACGCGGGCCATGCATGAACTTTACTTATTTTCTGTAGGAGTTGTCACCCCATTTATTAGCGAAATTGAACAAGATAAATATCGCTTAGTGAGCCTGGATGATTAA